A window of Oncorhynchus nerka isolate Pitt River linkage group LG4, Oner_Uvic_2.0, whole genome shotgun sequence contains these coding sequences:
- the gpn3 gene encoding GPN-loop GTPase 3, whose amino-acid sequence MPRYAQLVMGPAGSGKSTYCSTLIQHAEAINRSVQVVNLDPAAEHFDYPVMADIRELIMVDDVMEDESLRFGPNGGLVFCMEYFANNFDWLEESLGHVEDDYILFDCPGQIELYTHLPVMRQLVEQLQQWEFRVCGVFLVDSQFMVETFKFISGIMAALSAMVSLEIPTVNIMTKMDLLSPKAKKEIEKYLDPDMYSMMEDNSVTIRSKKFKKLTKAICGLIDDYSMVRFLPFDRTDEEGINIVLQHIDFSIQYGEDLEFKEPKEPEEEPDNTNYDDLFQDKVED is encoded by the exons ATGCCTCGTTATGCTCAACTCGTGATGGGCCCCGCGGGAAGTGGAAAG AGTACCTACTGCTCTACACTGATCCAGCATGCAGAAGCCATAAACCGCTCTGTACAGGTGGTCAACCTAGACCCAGCCGCTGAACACTTTGATTACCCGGTCATGGCAG ATATCCGGGAGCTGATTATGGTGGATGACGTGATGGAGGATGAGTCACTGAGGTTCGGCCCAAATGGAGGGCTGGTGTTCTGCATGGAGTACTTTGCCAACAACTTTGACTGGCTGGAGGAGAGCCTGGGCCACGTGGAGGATGACTACATACTGTTTGACTGTCCTG GTCAAATAGAGCTCTACACACACCTCCCTGTGATGAGGCAGCTCGTAGAGCAGCTCCAGCAATGGGAATTCCGTGTTTGTGGCGTCTTCCTGGTAGACTCGCAGTTCATGGTGGAGACCTTCAAG TTCATTTCTGGTATCATGGCTGCTTTGAGTGCCATGGTGTCTTTGGAGATTCCAACAGTCAACATAATGACTAAAATGGATCTGCTGAGTCCAAAGGCCAAAAAGGAAATTGAAAA ATACCTGGACCCAGACATGTACTCAATGATGGAGGACAACTCTGTCACCATTAGGAGCAAGAAGTTCAAGAAGCTGACCAAAGCCATCTGTGGCTTG ATTGACGACTACAGCATGGTGAGATTCCTGCCATTTGACCGCACAGATGAGGAAGGCATCAACATAGTGCTTCAGCACATTGACTTTTCCATACAATACGGAGAAGACTTGGAGTTCAAGGAGCCAAAG GAGCCTGAGGAGGAGCCTGACAACACAAATTATGATGATTTATTTCAGGACAAAGTAGAGGACTGA
- the noc4l gene encoding nucleolar complex protein 4 homolog isoform X1 has protein sequence MAASKRCNVSSENLTVNDVKTPKIDINGKVDLIIQSKKHANDVFDVLEYLQVCNDVFDVLEYLQSEKEKDVVCAIEGCTKLFSTLLERGELYVGQLPKEELLIGGDRSADEKYCMFMRHRYNSCLELLLEHISHESYQIKESALCALMQFASMEGKFPLQDLDWSENYSFPRELIQAVVERLLSRDEDMALLISRFQEYLDMEDVRYYVMSFVRENVGRVMDKTKGAVMPIYQNNVFTLLSNINMPSQESELTNYLVKQEAKHEDWKAAKLKEHKRTFERLWLGFLKYKLPSNMYKKVLVILHDSILPHISNPTLMIDFLTAAYDVGGAISLLALNGLFVLIHQHNLDYPDFYKKLYSLLEPSVFHVKYRARFFHLANLFLSSTHLPVYLVAAFAKRLSRLALTAPPAVLLMVLPFICNLIRRHPACRVLIHRPSAADEACDDPYLMEEEEPSQCHALESSLWELQTLQKHYHPDVATAAMAINKPLSQQEDAISELLELSTYELMERDLKHKQSKTVPLEFDPATQLLQGSGGVGVLGLNFSLE, from the exons ATGGCGGCTTCGAAGAGGTGCAACGTGAGTTCGGAAAACTTAACCGTAAATGATGTGAAAACACCTAAAATAGACATCAACGGTAAAGTAGATCTGATTATTCAGAGCAAGAAACATGCCAACGATGTGTTCGACGTTCTTGAGTATCTTCAGGTATGTAACGATGTGTTCGACGTTCTTGAGTATCTTCAG tcagagaaagagaaggacGTTGTTTGTGCGATTGAGGGATGTACTAAACTGTTCAGCACGTTGTTGGAGAGGGGAGAGCTGTATGTTGGGCAACTGCCCAAAGAAGAGTTGTTGATTGGTG GTGATCGCAGTGCGGATGAGAAGTACTGCATGTTCATGCGCCACCGATACAACAGTTGTTTGGAGCTGCTGCTGGAGCACATCAGCCATGAATCATACCAGATTAAG GAGAGTGCCCTGTGTGCACTGATGCAGTTTGCCTCCATGGAAGGAAAGTTCCCCCTCCAAGACTTGGACTGGAGTGAAAACTACAGCTTCCCAAGAGAACTCATCCAG gcagtggtggaGCGGCTGCTCTCTCGGGACGAGGATATGGCGCTTCTTATCTCCAGATTTCAGGAGTACCTGGATATGGAGGATGTGCGTTACTACGTCATGAGCTTTGTCCGTGAGAACGTGGGCAGGGTGATGGACAAAACCAAAGGG GCAGTGATGCCCATTTACCAGAACAACGTGTTCACACTGCTGTCCAATATCAACATGCCTAGCCAGGAGTCAGAACTCACCAACTACCTGGTCAAACAGGAAG CTAAACATGAAGACTGGAAAGCAGCCAAACTAAAA GAACACAAGCGTACCTTTGAGCGGTTGTGGCTCGGGTTTCTGAAGTATAAG TTGCCCAGCAACATGTACAAGAAGGTGCTGGTGATCCTCCATGACTCCATCCTGCCCCACATAAGCAATCCCACACTGATGATTGACTTCCTGACTGCAGCCTATGATGTTG GAGGGGCAATCAGTCTGCTGGCTCTCAATGGCCTGTTTGTGCTCATCCATCAGCACAACCT AGATTATCCCGATTTCTACAAGAAGTTGTACAGCCTGCTGGAGCCCTCTGTTTTCCATGTGAAGTACAGAGCACGCTTCTTCCACTTAGCtaacctcttcctctcctccac tcaCTTGCCAGTCTACTTGGTGGCAGCGTTTGCCAAGCGTCTGTCCCGCCTGGCCCTCACGGCGCCACCTGCTGTTCTGCTCAtggtactgcccttcatctgcAACCTGATCCGCCGCCACCCTGCCTGCCGAGTCCTCATTCACCGGCCTAGTGCAGCAGACG AAGCCTGTGATGACCCTTacctgatggaggaggaggagcccTCCCAGTGCCACGCACTGGAGAGCAGCCTGTGGGAGCTTCAG ACCCTGCAGAAGCATTACCACCCTGATGTGGCCACGGCTGCCATGGCGATCAACAAGCCACTGTCACAGCAGGAGGATGCTATCAGTGAGCTGCTGGAGCTATCCACCTATGAG CTGATGGAGCGGGACCTGAAGCATAAGCAGAGCAAGACTGTGCCGCTAGAGTTTGACCCTGCCACCCAGCTGCTGCAGGGCTctgggggggtgggggtgctgGGCCTGAACTTCTCTCTAgagtag
- the LOC115128883 gene encoding pseudouridylate synthase 1 homolog isoform X2: MMSEEGSGNMLIKPLKRVEEGNGESGENGHIRKKLKSVEPTGNERKHPKRKVVLLLAYSGKGYYGMQRNAGSSQFKTIEDELVTALIKSGCIPDNHGDDMKKMSFQRCARTDKGVSAAGQVVSLKLWMIEDVMEKINCNLPPQIRVLGLKRVTGGFNSKNSCDARTYSYMLPTVAFSPKDYYTNNSAAFRLEPETLQRVNQLFGSYKGTHNFHNFTSQKAARDPSARRYITEMSCGEPFVRGGAEFAEITVRGQSFMMHQIRKMIGLVIAVVKGYSGDEVLKRSWGEEKVDVPKAPGLGLVLEKVHFDRYNKRFGGDGLHECLEWTEEEQAILAFKEEHIYPSIVETECKEGSMASWMATLPIHDFEATATGAQDKDREQDDEEGNRSDSAL, translated from the exons ATGATGAGTGAAGAAGGGTCAGGAAATATGCTGATCAAGCCACTGAAACGAGTGGAGGAAGGAAATGGAGAGTCGGGTGAGAATGGACACATCAGAAAGAAGCTGAAGTCTGTAGAACCAACTGGCAATGAGAGGaaacaccccaaaagaaaagtGGTCCTGCTTTTGGCATATTCAGGCAAAGGTTACTACGGTATGCAG AGAAATGCTGGATCCTCCCAGTTCAAAACCATTGAGGATGAGCTGGTCACAGCACTGATTAAGTCTGGGTGCATCCCAGACAACCATGGAGATGACATGAAAAAAATGTCGTTCCAAAGATGTGCAAGAACAGACAAG GGTGTTTCTGCAGCAGGTCAAGTGGTCTCTCTAAAACTGTGGATGATTGAAGACGTAATGGAAAAGATCAACTGCAATCTTCCACCACAGATCAGAGTGCTGG GTCTGAAACGAGTGACTGGGGGCTTCAATTCTAAAAACAGCTGTGATGCTCGCACATACTCCTACATGCTCCCCACTGTGGCCTTCTCCCCAAAGGACTATTACACCAACAATTCCGCTGCATTCCGCCTTGAGCCAGAGACACTGCAGAGAGTAAACCAGCTGTTTGGCAGCTACAAGGGCACCCATAACTTTCACAACTTCACCTCCCAGAAGGCCGCGCGGGACCCCAGCGCCCGCCGCTACATCACAGAGATGTCCTGTGGCGAGCCCTTTGTGCGTGGCGGCGCCGAGTTCGCAGAGATTACTGTGCGTGGCCAGAGCTTCATGATGCATCAGATCCGGAAGATGATCGGCCTGGTGATAGCTGTGGTGAAGGGCTATTCGGGGGACGAAGTGTTAAAGCGAAGCTGGGGTGAGGAGAAAGTGGACGTGCCCAAAGCCCCTGGGCTGGGCCTGGTGCTGGAGAAGGTGCACTTTGACAGGTACAACAAGCGGTTTGGTGGGGACGGCCTCCATGAGTGCCTGGAGTGGACTGAAGAGGAGCAGGCCATCTTGGCTTTCAAGGAGGAGCACATCTACCCCAGCATTGTGGAGACAGAGTGCAAGGAAGGGTCCATGGCTAGCTGGATGGCCACACTGCCCATACATGACTTTGAGGCAACTGCAACAGGAGCGCAGGATAAGGATAGGGAGCAG GATGATGAGGAGGGCAATAGATCAGATTCTGCACTTTGA
- the LOC115121896 gene encoding vacuolar protein sorting-associated protein 29: protein MLVLVLGDLHIPHRCNTLPAKFKKLLVPGKIQHILCTGNLCTKESYDYLKTLAGDVHIVRGDFDENLNYPEQKVVTVGQFKIGLIHGHQVIPWGDMASLALLQRQLDVDILISGHTHKFEAFENENKFYINPGSATGAYNALESNIIPSFVLMDIQASTVVTYVYQLIGDDVKVERIEYKKS, encoded by the exons ATG TTAGTCCTGGTGTTAGGTGACCTGCACATCCCCCACCGATGCAACACCCTACCAGCCAAGTTTAAGAAGCTGTTGGTGCCAGGCAAGATCCAGCACATCCTCTGTACAGGAAACCTCTGCACCAAGGAGAGCTATGACTACCTGAAGACACTGGCTGGGGACGTACACATTGTCAGGGGAGACTTTGATGAG AACCTGAACTACCCGGAGCAGAAGGTGGTGACAGTAGGTCAGTTTAAGATCGGCCTGATCCATGGGCACCAGGTGATCCCCTGGGGGGACATGGCAAGCCTGGCCCTGCTGCAGAGGCAGCTCGACGTTGACATCCTCATCTCTGGACACACGCACAAGTTTGAGGCCTTCGAAAACGAGAACAAGTTCTACATCAACCCCGGCTCAGCAACTGGAGCCTACAATGCACTGGAAAG CAACATCATCCCATCCTTTGTATTGATGGACATCCAAGCATCCACAGTGGTGACGTACGTATACCAGCTCATAGGAGATGACGTCAAAGTGGAGAGGATTGAGTACAAGAAATCCTAA
- the noc4l gene encoding nucleolar complex protein 4 homolog isoform X2, with the protein MAASKRCNVSSENLTVNDVKTPKIDINGKVDLIIQSKKHANDVFDVLEYLQSEKEKDVVCAIEGCTKLFSTLLERGELYVGQLPKEELLIGGDRSADEKYCMFMRHRYNSCLELLLEHISHESYQIKESALCALMQFASMEGKFPLQDLDWSENYSFPRELIQAVVERLLSRDEDMALLISRFQEYLDMEDVRYYVMSFVRENVGRVMDKTKGAVMPIYQNNVFTLLSNINMPSQESELTNYLVKQEAKHEDWKAAKLKEHKRTFERLWLGFLKYKLPSNMYKKVLVILHDSILPHISNPTLMIDFLTAAYDVGGAISLLALNGLFVLIHQHNLDYPDFYKKLYSLLEPSVFHVKYRARFFHLANLFLSSTHLPVYLVAAFAKRLSRLALTAPPAVLLMVLPFICNLIRRHPACRVLIHRPSAADEACDDPYLMEEEEPSQCHALESSLWELQTLQKHYHPDVATAAMAINKPLSQQEDAISELLELSTYELMERDLKHKQSKTVPLEFDPATQLLQGSGGVGVLGLNFSLE; encoded by the exons ATGGCGGCTTCGAAGAGGTGCAACGTGAGTTCGGAAAACTTAACCGTAAATGATGTGAAAACACCTAAAATAGACATCAACGGTAAAGTAGATCTGATTATTCAGAGCAAGAAACATGCCAACGATGTGTTCGACGTTCTTGAGTATCTTCAG tcagagaaagagaaggacGTTGTTTGTGCGATTGAGGGATGTACTAAACTGTTCAGCACGTTGTTGGAGAGGGGAGAGCTGTATGTTGGGCAACTGCCCAAAGAAGAGTTGTTGATTGGTG GTGATCGCAGTGCGGATGAGAAGTACTGCATGTTCATGCGCCACCGATACAACAGTTGTTTGGAGCTGCTGCTGGAGCACATCAGCCATGAATCATACCAGATTAAG GAGAGTGCCCTGTGTGCACTGATGCAGTTTGCCTCCATGGAAGGAAAGTTCCCCCTCCAAGACTTGGACTGGAGTGAAAACTACAGCTTCCCAAGAGAACTCATCCAG gcagtggtggaGCGGCTGCTCTCTCGGGACGAGGATATGGCGCTTCTTATCTCCAGATTTCAGGAGTACCTGGATATGGAGGATGTGCGTTACTACGTCATGAGCTTTGTCCGTGAGAACGTGGGCAGGGTGATGGACAAAACCAAAGGG GCAGTGATGCCCATTTACCAGAACAACGTGTTCACACTGCTGTCCAATATCAACATGCCTAGCCAGGAGTCAGAACTCACCAACTACCTGGTCAAACAGGAAG CTAAACATGAAGACTGGAAAGCAGCCAAACTAAAA GAACACAAGCGTACCTTTGAGCGGTTGTGGCTCGGGTTTCTGAAGTATAAG TTGCCCAGCAACATGTACAAGAAGGTGCTGGTGATCCTCCATGACTCCATCCTGCCCCACATAAGCAATCCCACACTGATGATTGACTTCCTGACTGCAGCCTATGATGTTG GAGGGGCAATCAGTCTGCTGGCTCTCAATGGCCTGTTTGTGCTCATCCATCAGCACAACCT AGATTATCCCGATTTCTACAAGAAGTTGTACAGCCTGCTGGAGCCCTCTGTTTTCCATGTGAAGTACAGAGCACGCTTCTTCCACTTAGCtaacctcttcctctcctccac tcaCTTGCCAGTCTACTTGGTGGCAGCGTTTGCCAAGCGTCTGTCCCGCCTGGCCCTCACGGCGCCACCTGCTGTTCTGCTCAtggtactgcccttcatctgcAACCTGATCCGCCGCCACCCTGCCTGCCGAGTCCTCATTCACCGGCCTAGTGCAGCAGACG AAGCCTGTGATGACCCTTacctgatggaggaggaggagcccTCCCAGTGCCACGCACTGGAGAGCAGCCTGTGGGAGCTTCAG ACCCTGCAGAAGCATTACCACCCTGATGTGGCCACGGCTGCCATGGCGATCAACAAGCCACTGTCACAGCAGGAGGATGCTATCAGTGAGCTGCTGGAGCTATCCACCTATGAG CTGATGGAGCGGGACCTGAAGCATAAGCAGAGCAAGACTGTGCCGCTAGAGTTTGACCCTGCCACCCAGCTGCTGCAGGGCTctgggggggtgggggtgctgGGCCTGAACTTCTCTCTAgagtag
- the LOC115121929 gene encoding ubiquitin-conjugating enzyme E2 G1-like yields MTDQSSLLLRKQLAELNKNPVEGFSAGLIDDDDIHQWEVVVIGPQDTLFEGGFFKAYLTFPHDYPHRPPKMKFITEIWHPNVAKNGDVCISILHEPGEDKFGYEKPEERWLPIHTVETIMISVISMLADPNGDSPANVDAAKEWREDPCGEFKRKVARCVRKSQEMAFD; encoded by the exons ATGACTGATCAATCATCACTGCTGCTTCGAAAACAACTGGCAG AGCTCAACAAGAACCCCGTGGAGGGATTTTCTGCTGGTCTCATAGACGATGATGACATCCATCAGTGGGAGGTGGTCGTTATTGGCCCTCAAGATACATTATT TGAGGGTGGTTTCTTTAAAGCCTACCTGACCTTTCCCCATGACTACCCTCATAGGCCCCCGAAGATGAAGTTCATCACAGAAATATGGCATCCCAATG tggCAAAGAATGGTGACGTGTGTATCTCCATTCTGCATGAGCCCGGAGAGGACAAGTTTGGCTATGAGAAGCCTGAGGAGCGCTGGCTGCCCATCCACACTGTAGAGACCATCATGATCAGTGTCATCTCCATGCTGGCCGACCCGAACGGCGACTCACCCGCCAACGTGGACGCAGCC aaggaatggagagaggatcCTTGCGGAGAGTTCAAGAGGAAGGTGGCTCGCTGTGTACGAAAGAGTCAGGAGATGGCGTTTGACTAG
- the arpc3 gene encoding actin-related protein 2/3 complex subunit 3 yields the protein MPAYHSGLMDGDTKMVGNMAMLPLKTQFKGPAAKETKDSDIIEEAIYYFKANVFFKNYEIKNEADRTLIYVTLYISECLKKLQKCSSRGQGEKEMYTLGITNFPIPGEPGFPLNAMYAKPSNKQEEETMRAYLQQIRQETGLRLCDRVFDPQTDKPSKWWMCFVKKQFMNKSLSAPGQ from the exons ATGCCG GCGTACCACTCTGGCTTGATGGATGGGGACACCAAGATGGTGGGGAACATGGCTATGCTGCCACTAAAAACCCAGTTCAAGGGCCCTGCAGCAAAAGAGA CCAAAGATTCTGACATCATTGAAGAGGCCATCTATTATTTCAAAGCCAACGTCTTCTTTAAGAATTATGAAATCAAG AACGAGGCAGACAGGACTCTGATCTACGTCACCCTTTACATTTCTGAATGTCTGAAGAAGCTACAGAAG TGCAGCTCCAGGGGTCAGGGAGAGAAGGAAATGTACACTCTGGGCATCACTAACTTCCCCATCCCTGGAGAACCTGGCTTCCCTCTCAATGCCATGTATGCAAAGCCCAGCAACAAGCAGGAAGAGG AGACAATGAGGGCGTACCTGCAGCAGATCCGCCAGGAGACGGGGCTGAGGCTGTGTGACCGTGTGTTTGACCCCCAGACAGACAAACCCAGCAAG TGGTGGATGTGCTTTGTCAAGAAACAATTCATGAACAAAAGCCTTTCAGCTCCTGGACAGTAG
- the LOC115128883 gene encoding pseudouridylate synthase 1 homolog isoform X1, producing the protein MMSEEGSGNMLIKPLKRVEEGNGESGENGHIRKKLKSVEPTGNERKHPKRKVVLLLAYSGKGYYGMQRNAGSSQFKTIEDELVTALIKSGCIPDNHGDDMKKMSFQRCARTDKGVSAAGQVVSLKLWMIEDVMEKINCNLPPQIRVLGLKRVTGGFNSKNSCDARTYSYMLPTVAFSPKDYYTNNSAAFRLEPETLQRVNQLFGSYKGTHNFHNFTSQKAARDPSARRYITEMSCGEPFVRGGAEFAEITVRGQSFMMHQIRKMIGLVIAVVKGYSGDEVLKRSWGEEKVDVPKAPGLGLVLEKVHFDRYNKRFGGDGLHECLEWTEEEQAILAFKEEHIYPSIVETECKEGSMASWMATLPIHDFEATATGAQDKDREQFQDDEEGNRSDSAL; encoded by the exons ATGATGAGTGAAGAAGGGTCAGGAAATATGCTGATCAAGCCACTGAAACGAGTGGAGGAAGGAAATGGAGAGTCGGGTGAGAATGGACACATCAGAAAGAAGCTGAAGTCTGTAGAACCAACTGGCAATGAGAGGaaacaccccaaaagaaaagtGGTCCTGCTTTTGGCATATTCAGGCAAAGGTTACTACGGTATGCAG AGAAATGCTGGATCCTCCCAGTTCAAAACCATTGAGGATGAGCTGGTCACAGCACTGATTAAGTCTGGGTGCATCCCAGACAACCATGGAGATGACATGAAAAAAATGTCGTTCCAAAGATGTGCAAGAACAGACAAG GGTGTTTCTGCAGCAGGTCAAGTGGTCTCTCTAAAACTGTGGATGATTGAAGACGTAATGGAAAAGATCAACTGCAATCTTCCACCACAGATCAGAGTGCTGG GTCTGAAACGAGTGACTGGGGGCTTCAATTCTAAAAACAGCTGTGATGCTCGCACATACTCCTACATGCTCCCCACTGTGGCCTTCTCCCCAAAGGACTATTACACCAACAATTCCGCTGCATTCCGCCTTGAGCCAGAGACACTGCAGAGAGTAAACCAGCTGTTTGGCAGCTACAAGGGCACCCATAACTTTCACAACTTCACCTCCCAGAAGGCCGCGCGGGACCCCAGCGCCCGCCGCTACATCACAGAGATGTCCTGTGGCGAGCCCTTTGTGCGTGGCGGCGCCGAGTTCGCAGAGATTACTGTGCGTGGCCAGAGCTTCATGATGCATCAGATCCGGAAGATGATCGGCCTGGTGATAGCTGTGGTGAAGGGCTATTCGGGGGACGAAGTGTTAAAGCGAAGCTGGGGTGAGGAGAAAGTGGACGTGCCCAAAGCCCCTGGGCTGGGCCTGGTGCTGGAGAAGGTGCACTTTGACAGGTACAACAAGCGGTTTGGTGGGGACGGCCTCCATGAGTGCCTGGAGTGGACTGAAGAGGAGCAGGCCATCTTGGCTTTCAAGGAGGAGCACATCTACCCCAGCATTGTGGAGACAGAGTGCAAGGAAGGGTCCATGGCTAGCTGGATGGCCACACTGCCCATACATGACTTTGAGGCAACTGCAACAGGAGCGCAGGATAAGGATAGGGAGCAG TTTCAGGATGATGAGGAGGGCAATAGATCAGATTCTGCACTTTGA